A window of the Diospyros lotus cultivar Yz01 unplaced genomic scaffold, ASM1463336v1 superscaf1, whole genome shotgun sequence genome harbors these coding sequences:
- the LOC127792796 gene encoding transcription factor TCP13-like has translation MIMDSRKRDYQSVKAEGNSKLSTEVAASGSRHWSAFKNPRIVCVSRAFGGKDRHSKVCTIKGLRDRRIRLSVPTALQLYDLQDRLGLGQPSKVVDWLMDATKDEIDKLPPLPVISPGNFSQDLYHPALISQEPNAPQPALTPFFNPINSAYSKDGGSQSFPPAKELGFKINHSTGHYQMMGNSSKAWEPADATVEGKLKEVEGDSTKFPQVSAQNFFPIASHSSLPNFLHNAMPYSSYYQWEPNSNLSLSQFGGQADHSSATDHSVSLPSSIPRSSTQLFISPPAATPSFFPSFSPYNNITTASEYDTRQINQFFPSPFMPSLHSTSAPANATSTVLHLHPHNHGTQPSKGSSTGS, from the coding sequence ATGATCATGGATTCAAGAAAAAGAGATTACCAGTCAGTAAAAGCAGAAGGAAACAGCAAGCTCAGCACTGAAGTAGCAGCATCCGGTTCAAGACACTGGTCAGCATTCAAGAATCCAAGAATTGTGTGTGTTTCAAGGGCTTTTGGAGGAAAAGACAGGCACAGCAAAGTCTGCACCATAAAGGGTTTGAGAGACCGGCGAATTAGGCTTTCGGTTCCCACTGCACTTCAGTTGTATGATCTTCAAGACAGGCTTGGCCTTGGGCAGCCTAGCAAGGTTGTAGATTGGTTAATGGATGCCACCAAAGACGAAATCGATAAGCTTCCTCCACTCCCAGTAATTAGCCCAGGAAATTTCAGCCAAGATCTCTATCATCCAGCTCTAATTTCTCAAGAGCCGAATGCCCCTCAGCCGGCTTTAACCCCCTTCTTTAATCCCATTAATTCAGCATATTCCAAAGATGGAGGATCTCAATCCTTTCCACCTGCTAAGGAATTAGGGTTCAAGATCAATCACAGTACCGGTCATTATCAAATGATGGGAAATTCATCAAAAGCCTGGGAACCAGCAGATGCCACTGTGGAAGGAAAGCTTAAGGAAGTCGAAGGGGATAGTACTAAGTTTCCACAAGTTTCAGCCCAAAACTTCTTCCCAATTGCCAGCCATTCTTCTCTTCCGAACTTCCTACACAATGCCATGCCATACAGCTCCTACTATCAGTGGGAGCCTAATTCCAATTTATCTTTGTCTCAATTTGGAGGCCAAGCAGATCACAGTAGTGCCACTGATCATTCAGTTTCACTTCCATCTTCAATCCCTCGCTCAAGTACTCAACTATTCATCTCTCCACCTGCAGCAACACCTTCATTTTTCCCTTCATTCTCTCCATATAATAATATCACTACTGCATCAGAGTATGACACAAGGCAAATCAACCAATTTTTCCCAAGTCCATTCATGCCATCTCTTCATTCTACTAGCGCGCCGGCCAATGCTACTTCGAcagttcttcatcttcatccacACAACCATGGAACGCAACCAAGCAAAGGTTCAAGCACAGGTTCTTGA